DNA sequence from the Neisseria mucosa genome:
CCATTTTTCCTGCGGAATGTCGAAGCCGATGTTTTTCAGGCCGTCTGAAAGGCGGTCGCGGAAAAAGCCGGAAGAGTAGTGGGGCAGGAACCAATCGATTTCTTTGGCGCGGATGCCGTGTTTGGCGGCGATTTGGGAGAGGGGTTTTTCCACCGTATAGCGGACGATGTTTTCGTTCAGCAGTTTGACGTCCTGTTTGACCGCCATCAGGCTGTGGCGGCGGCCGTAATCGGCATCGGCGTGTTTCCAGCCTTCAAAGATTCCGTCGCGGAATTCTGCGCCGGCATACATGCAGGGCGGCATTTCGTTGGCGTAGGAAAGCAGGTCTATCCAATGGATTTTCAGGCTGAGGCCGTCTGAATTAGGGCGGTCGGACAGATACACCGCGCCTGCGCCGTCAGACAGCATCCAGCGTAAAAAGTCTTTTTCAAACCCGATTTCGGGGGACGCGTTTTCCAGTTTTTTATGGTCGGTTTCACTTTGGAACACTTCGCCGCGCATGACTGCCGAGGCGTTTTCGGAAGCAACGGAAACCGCATGTGCGTGTTCGCCGGTGCGTACGGCGTTGTAGGCGTGTTTCATCGCCGCCATACCTGCCGCACATACGCCTGCCATGCTGAACACTTCGCAAGGCGGCATATCCAGCAAACCATGCACCATCACGCCGTGTCCGGGCATGGTTTGGTCGGGATAGGAAGTGGCGCAGGCCAGGCTGCCGACGGCTTCTGCAGGAACGCCTTGGGCAAACAGGCCGTTGACCGCTTCGGCGGCCAATTCGGCATTGGTGTGCGTCGTGCGGCGGCTTTCAGGGTCGATGGCGTAATGGCGCGACAAAATGCCGTTGGAGCGCAAAATCATACGGCGCACGCGTGAAGGCACATCGCCTGCCATGCCGAGGACGGCTTCCATTTCGTCATTGCCGACGGGGGCGTTGGGCAAAAAGGCAGAAACGCGGTTGAGATAAACGTCTTTGAGTGTGTTATTCGATGTCATGATGTGTTTGTCAAAATAATCAACCGATAAACCGCGCCGCGTAGTCGCAGCTTGCAGTCAACGGGATGTGATGTGTTTCGGCATATTCCATCAGCGCGTCCACCAGCAGTTTGGCAATGCCGCGATGACGGAAGTTGGGCGAGACCTCGGTATGGTTTACGTCCCAGCCGCCGTTGTGTTCGGTATAGCTGATATAGCCTGCTTCCAAACCGTCAATATCGATTTGAAAGCGATGGAGCTCGGGGTAGTGGATCACTTCGGGCATGATGGATTCCTGGTTTGAGGCCGTCTGAAACGGATTATCTGCCTGACGGTTGCGCATAATAGTCCGCCAGCTTTTTCAGACGGCCTTTGAGCAGCGGATGCAGCAGCTTTTTCAAAATTACGCTAACGGGTAAAACTACCAAAATCATCGCCAATAAAAAGACGATGTAAAAGCACAGCAAGGCACGGCGCAAAAGCGGAGAAATACGGCCTGCCGCCATCAAAAGCCTGCCCCAGACGAAGAAGCTGCGGCCGGCGGCGCGTTCGCTGAAAATCAGTTTTTCATTGACTGTCACCGCGCCCATATTTTGAAACAGGGTTTCGTCCAAAGGCTGTTGGTTTAACAGTGCATCGCGCAATTTCGCACCAAACCGCGCCGCATCCGCCAATTCTTCTTCAGCAATGCCGGCGGAGGGCAGGGAGCGGAAATAGCGTTTGTCACCGGTCAGCATCCAGGCAGGAGTGGTAATAAAACTTGCCGCGCTGTTGCAGGCATCGATTTTTACGATGTTGCCGATGAGTTTAGCGCCGTTTTGTTTCAGCAAAGATTTCATTTTCTCTTGCGCGCCCAGCCACATATTGCGGCAGCCGATAAGCGTGATGACCGGTTTGCCGTCCAGCAGGCGGTGCGTTTCTTCGCGTTGCAAAAAGGCGGTCATCGGTTGCGAAGGAGAGAGGAACCAAACGGTGTAGGCAATGACCACCACATCGTAATCTTCGGATGGAATGTGCGGCGGCAGAATCGGGGCGGGCTTTAAATGGACGGTTTCAGGAAAGGTATCGAAAAAACGCCAAAACGGCCACGGAAACGGAAACGCCTGCTCCGGTACGATATTGACGCAATCGACCTGTATGCCGGCTGTTTGCAACGGCGCGGCAAAATTTTGCGCCAGGCTGGAGAGCTGCCCCGTTTGCGAGTAATGCACAATCAGCACTTTTTTCATTATCTTCCCTGCAATGAGTAAGTTATGGTTGGTTTGGACGGTATTATATAGTAAACCGACCTGCCTTGAACTTTATTCATATTCAGTATGTTCGCGAAGGTTTCAGCCGATTTGGATGGAAGCGCCGTATTCTGTCGGAATGGGGCGGAGAAGCGGATTTTTATGCCATGCCAACATGAACAACGGCCGTCTGAAATTTTTCAGACGGCCTTGTGTGGAAAACGGGACGCATGGTTTAGAACGGGATTTGCGCTAAGTATGGCGTGCAAATTGTATAGACAAAAAAATAACCGCTTCAAGGCGGTTGGTGGTGGCCAGAGGCGGAATCGAACCGCCGACACACGGATTTTCAATCCGTTGCTCTACCAACTGAGCTATCTGGCCTTCGCGTGTTTCGTTGCGAGATGTGAATTAAACCAAATTTCGTTGCCTTGTGCAAGCGTTTGTAGGCTTTATTTTTGAGGCGGTAAATTAAGATTTTGTTTTGTATTGAATTATTTTTTCGTTTTAATTGGCGGTTTTTAAGTTTGCCGGTTTGATTTTCAGACGGCCTAAGATACAATCGGCTTTTTTGCTTTGGATTTATGCCATGCTGTATGTGTTTGTTCGTGATATGTGGGATGTTTTGCGTTTGCGCTATCGTTCGCCGGAGACGTATTTGTATTCGCCTTTGGTGATGGCGGCGGTGTTGCTGCTGTTGGGTGTGGTGAACGCGGCCAGCATGTCGCCTTTGTTTGGCAGCGGCGCGGCGGCGGTGTGCCTGTCGGTGATTTTGGTGATGGTGAAATGGTTGGTGTTAAGCCGCTCGATGCGCAAGGTGCTGCATTATTACGGTGCGCCCCGGCTGCCTTTGTGGGGCTTTATTTTGGTGTCTGAGGCTTTGCTCTTGCCGCTGTTGCTGGTGTTGTATGTGCCGGCGTTGGCTGTGTTTGCGCTGTTGTGGCAGGCTTGGGTGTTTGTGGTGCAGGTACGCGGTTTGATGTGGATGGGGAATGCAACGGTAGGCCGTGTTTTGGTGGGCTACCTGTTGTATGGTATCGGCGTGCTGTGTGTGGGTACGGTGATTCTGATGCTGTTTATTGCCGCCGGTTGGTTGGACCTAGAAACGTTGAATCAAAACCTACAGGCGTTGACGTCTGCCCGTCAATAATCCATGAAAATGGAAAGGCCGTCTGAAATGTCCAGACGGTCTTAGTTTTATGTGTTTGTTTCGTGGTCTTGCAGGATTTTTTGATAGACGGGGTCGGGGAGGTAGCGGCCTATCATGTCGCGCCAGCCTTGGGGGCCGACCAAGCCTTTGACCATGGTGGAGGATACTTCGGCTATTTCGCGCGGCGGCATCAGGAAGACGGTGGAGATTTCGGGGGCGATGTCGCTGTTGATGTAGCGCATCGAGCGTTCGTATTCGTAGTCGGCGGCGGAACGGATGCCGCGGACGATGAAATTGGCGTTGGCTTCTCGGGCGTAATCGACCAAAAAGCGGTTTTCAAACACGCTGATGCGGACGTTGGGGAAGGGGTGGGTAATGGCATCGAGCATGGCGCGGCGTTCTTCTATGGTGTAGGTGCTGCGCTTTTCGGGATTGGTGCCGATGGCGACGATGAGTTCGTCAAAGAGGGATTGGGCTTCCTGTATCATCCACAGGTGGCCGAGGGTGGGAGGGTCGAAGCTGCCTGCGTACACGGCACGGCGCGGAGTGGTCGTGGTCATTTTGGGTTGGGAATGGGGTTTGTGTGGCGTTCAGGATAGGGGAGTTTGCCGGTGATGTCAAAAATCAAAAAGGCCGTCTGAAATTTCAGACGGCCTTTGCGGCTTTATCAGTCGTCACCGCTGAGAGAGATGAGGATTCTCAAGAGGCTGCTGAAAATATTGTAGATGGAGATGAAGATGGTCAGCGCCGCGCTGATGTGGCTGTCTTCGCCGCCGTCGATAACGGCACGCACCTGCCACATAATCATCAGGGAACTGAAGACAACGAAGCCGGCTGCGATGGTTAGGCTCAGTGCAGGGATGTTGAGGAAGATGTTGGCTACAACGGCAATCATGAGCACGATCGCACCGGCACCGAGGAAGCTGCCGAGTTTGTTCATGTTCATTGTGGTGCGGCGTGCCATGGCGGACATGGTGAAGAATACGCCGGCGGTCATGGCGGCGGCCGTACCGACGATTTGCGCGCCGTTGTTAATCGCCAGGGCGTATTGCAGCATAGGGCTGATGGCAAGGCCCATACCGAAAGTGAAGATCATCAACAGGGCGACGCCGACGTTGCTGTAACGGTTTTTCTCGATCAGGAAGGTCATGCCGTAGAAGAAGCCGAAGAAGGCGGCCAGGGAAACCCAGTATGAGCCGAATATGGCGAAAATGTTAAAGCCTGTTTTGGCGGAAAAGAACGCGCCGGCAATGGCAGGAATGAAAGACAGGCCGAGCAGGCGGTAGGTTTTTTGCAGGACGGTATTTTTGGCAACCGAGCCTTGCGAGGTATAGTCGTAAACGTCGTTTTGCATGGCGTTTGCTCCAGTGTGGATTGAAATGAATGAAATTTGGATTTTAACAGAAAATCATGGGTTTGTATGATTTATCTGTTCTATTTGTCTAATATGCGGGGCAATCGGGAATTTTAAAGGCCGTCTGAAAATCAGGTTTCAGACGGCCTTGGCTTTTCAATGCTTATTTAGGCTCTTGCGGAACGTAGCCTTGTACGGCATCTGCGCCTTCGCCGAAGAAGTATTGTTCCATCTGCTGGGCGAGGTATTCGCGTGCGCGCGGATCGGCAAGGCTTAGGCGGTTTTCGTTGATGAGCATGGTTTGGTGGCGGGTCCATGCCATCCATGCTTCTTGGGAAACGTTTTCAAAAATGCGTTTGCCCAATTCGTTGGGCAGCGGCGGAAATTTCATGCCTTCGGCTTCTTTGCCGAGTTTGACGCAGTGAACCATACGGGTCATGGCGGTTTCCTTATGTGGGGTTGCAAAGGTTGGTATTTTAGCCGATTGCACGGATAGGGGAA
Encoded proteins:
- the coaD gene encoding pantetheine-phosphate adenylyltransferase — protein: MTTTTPRRAVYAGSFDPPTLGHLWMIQEAQSLFDELIVAIGTNPEKRSTYTIEERRAMLDAITHPFPNVRISVFENRFLVDYAREANANFIVRGIRSAADYEYERSMRYINSDIAPEISTVFLMPPREIAEVSSTMVKGLVGPQGWRDMIGRYLPDPVYQKILQDHETNT
- a CDS encoding beta-ketoacyl-ACP synthase III, giving the protein MTSNNTLKDVYLNRVSAFLPNAPVGNDEMEAVLGMAGDVPSRVRRMILRSNGILSRHYAIDPESRRTTHTNAELAAEAVNGLFAQGVPAEAVGSLACATSYPDQTMPGHGVMVHGLLDMPPCEVFSMAGVCAAGMAAMKHAYNAVRTGEHAHAVSVASENASAVMRGEVFQSETDHKKLENASPEIGFEKDFLRWMLSDGAGAVYLSDRPNSDGLSLKIHWIDLLSYANEMPPCMYAGAEFRDGIFEGWKHADADYGRRHSLMAVKQDVKLLNENIVRYTVEKPLSQIAAKHGIRAKEIDWFLPHYSSGFFRDRLSDGLKNIGFDIPQEKWFTNLHSKGNTGSASIYIILEEFMRTFPIEHGQKILCYVPESGRFSTCFMLLEAVKAV
- a CDS encoding GNAT family N-acetyltransferase, translating into MPEVIHYPELHRFQIDIDGLEAGYISYTEHNGGWDVNHTEVSPNFRHRGIAKLLVDALMEYAETHHIPLTASCDYAARFIG
- a CDS encoding Bax inhibitor-1 family protein — protein: MQNDVYDYTSQGSVAKNTVLQKTYRLLGLSFIPAIAGAFFSAKTGFNIFAIFGSYWVSLAAFFGFFYGMTFLIEKNRYSNVGVALLMIFTFGMGLAISPMLQYALAINNGAQIVGTAAAMTAGVFFTMSAMARRTTMNMNKLGSFLGAGAIVLMIAVVANIFLNIPALSLTIAAGFVVFSSLMIMWQVRAVIDGGEDSHISAALTIFISIYNIFSSLLRILISLSGDD
- a CDS encoding oxidative damage protection protein, which gives rise to MTRMVHCVKLGKEAEGMKFPPLPNELGKRIFENVSQEAWMAWTRHQTMLINENRLSLADPRAREYLAQQMEQYFFGEGADAVQGYVPQEPK